One window from the genome of Acuticoccus sp. I52.16.1 encodes:
- a CDS encoding biotin--[acetyl-CoA-carboxylase] ligase, whose product MGSTNDEAMARLRATGAPVWVTAERQLAGRGRRGRPWVSEPGNLYASFAFQPTWTEAAFGLLPLAAAVALADAVGSLGVGARVKWPNDVLVGGLKVCGILIESEWVGAERRAVVGYGVNVAHHPADAPATHLAEHEPSVDVAAVRGALLPAFADVARVLGTADGVATVRRRWLDKAAGVGGPIDVRLESETRSGIFEGLDDGGRLILRRPDNTTDRIYAGDVFIRTAS is encoded by the coding sequence GTGGGCTCGACGAACGACGAAGCGATGGCGCGGCTGCGCGCCACCGGGGCGCCCGTCTGGGTCACGGCGGAGCGGCAACTGGCGGGGCGCGGGCGCCGCGGTCGGCCATGGGTGTCCGAACCGGGCAACCTTTATGCGTCATTCGCGTTTCAACCCACATGGACCGAGGCCGCGTTCGGCCTGTTGCCGCTGGCGGCCGCCGTGGCACTGGCCGATGCAGTGGGTTCGCTCGGGGTCGGCGCGCGTGTGAAATGGCCGAACGATGTCCTTGTCGGCGGCCTGAAGGTGTGCGGGATCTTGATCGAGAGTGAATGGGTAGGGGCCGAGCGACGTGCGGTGGTCGGATACGGGGTGAACGTGGCGCACCACCCGGCCGACGCTCCGGCGACGCATCTGGCCGAACATGAGCCGTCCGTCGACGTCGCGGCCGTTCGCGGCGCGCTGCTGCCGGCGTTCGCCGACGTCGCACGCGTGCTCGGCACGGCGGACGGCGTCGCCACCGTGCGACGACGCTGGCTCGACAAGGCGGCCGGTGTCGGCGGCCCGATCGACGTTCGCCTGGAGAGCGAGACGCGCTCCGGAATTTTCGAGGGCCTGGACGACGGCGGTCGCCTCATCCTGCGCCGGCCCGACAACACGACGGACCGGATCTACGCCGGCGACGTCTTCATCAGGACGGCATCATGA
- a CDS encoding NADH-quinone oxidoreductase subunit M codes for MTDWPLLSILIFLPLVGVVFILAVRGDDAPALENIRRVALITTIFNFVLSLGLWFAFDPTDGGMQFVEKADWIPGLISYHLGVDGISMPFVVLTAFLMPFCILASWKAITDRVREYMVAFLILEMLMIGVFCALDIVIFYIFFEGGLIPMFIIIGVWGGPRKIYASFKFFLYTLTGSLLMLLAIIAMYWDAGTTSIPDLMLHDFPAGMQTWLWLAFFASFAVKMPMWPVHTWLPDAHVEAPTAGSVLLAGILLKMGGYGFLRFSLPMFPIASAELAWLVFTLSCIAIIVTSLTALVQKDMKKLIAYSSVAHMGFVTMGIFAMNTQGIQGAVYLMLSHGIVSAALFLCVGVVYDRAHTREISAYGGLIQRMPLYATAFMVFTMANVGLPGTSGFVGEFLAMIGTYKTSVVTAVVATTGVILSAAYALYLYRRVVLGPLEKESMRRMLDLDLREKFIMVPLVFLTILFGVWPNPVLNVTEASINELVGHVAEANGAPAGPKIDASQFTLATGSSADAVARGLEAAGMATEGGGHGEAETHGTADAHGEAGDHGEEGAAEGHGAATSETHETEASE; via the coding sequence ATGACTGACTGGCCGCTCCTCTCGATCCTCATCTTCCTGCCGCTGGTGGGCGTGGTCTTCATCCTCGCCGTGCGGGGGGACGATGCGCCGGCGCTCGAGAACATCCGCCGCGTCGCGCTGATCACGACGATCTTCAACTTCGTCCTGTCGCTGGGGCTGTGGTTCGCCTTCGACCCCACCGACGGCGGCATGCAGTTCGTCGAGAAGGCGGACTGGATCCCGGGCCTGATCTCCTACCACCTCGGCGTGGACGGTATCTCGATGCCGTTCGTGGTGCTGACGGCGTTCCTGATGCCGTTCTGCATCCTGGCCTCGTGGAAGGCGATCACCGACCGCGTGCGCGAGTACATGGTCGCGTTCCTGATCCTCGAGATGCTGATGATCGGCGTGTTCTGCGCGCTCGACATCGTCATCTTCTACATCTTCTTCGAAGGTGGCCTCATCCCGATGTTCATCATCATCGGTGTGTGGGGCGGTCCGCGGAAGATCTACGCCTCCTTCAAGTTCTTCCTCTACACGCTGACCGGCTCGCTGCTCATGCTGCTGGCCATCATCGCGATGTACTGGGACGCCGGCACGACCTCGATCCCCGACCTGATGCTCCACGACTTCCCGGCCGGGATGCAGACGTGGCTGTGGCTCGCCTTCTTCGCCTCGTTCGCGGTGAAGATGCCGATGTGGCCGGTGCACACCTGGCTCCCCGACGCGCACGTCGAAGCGCCGACCGCGGGTTCGGTGCTGCTGGCGGGTATCCTCCTGAAGATGGGCGGGTACGGGTTCCTGCGCTTCTCGTTGCCGATGTTCCCGATCGCCTCGGCCGAGCTCGCGTGGCTGGTCTTCACGCTCTCCTGCATCGCCATCATCGTCACCTCGCTGACGGCGCTGGTGCAGAAGGACATGAAGAAGCTGATCGCCTACTCGTCGGTCGCCCACATGGGCTTCGTGACCATGGGCATCTTCGCCATGAACACGCAGGGTATCCAGGGCGCGGTCTACCTGATGCTGTCGCACGGCATCGTCTCGGCCGCGCTCTTCCTGTGTGTCGGCGTTGTGTACGACCGGGCCCATACGCGCGAGATCTCGGCCTACGGCGGCCTCATCCAGCGCATGCCGTTGTACGCGACCGCGTTCATGGTATTCACCATGGCCAACGTCGGCCTGCCGGGCACGTCGGGCTTCGTGGGTGAATTCCTGGCGATGATCGGCACCTACAAGACCTCGGTCGTGACGGCCGTCGTCGCCACCACCGGCGTCATCCTGTCGGCCGCGTACGCGCTCTACCTCTACCGCCGCGTGGTGCTGGGGCCGCTCGAAAAGGAATCCATGCGCCGCATGCTGGATCTCGACCTGCGCGAGAAGTTCATCATGGTGCCGCTCGTGTTCCTCACCATCCTGTTCGGCGTCTGGCCGAACCCGGTGCTGAACGTGACCGAGGCGTCCATCAACGAGTTGGTGGGCCACGTCGCCGAGGCCAACGGCGCCCCGGCCGGCCCCAAGATCGACGCCTCGCAGTTCACTCTGGCGACGGGCTCGTCCGCCGACGCGGTCGCGCGCGGTCTGGAGGCCGCCGGCATGGCGACCGAGGGGGGAGGCCACGGCGAGGCCGAAACGCACGGCACCGCCGACGCGCACGGCGAGGCCGGCGACCATGGCGAAGAAGGCGCCGCCGAGGGTCACGGTGCCGCAACGAGCGAGACGCACGAGACCGAAGCGAGCGAATGA
- a CDS encoding ABC transporter permease → MTVTEIEATAARVATRRRKRLAGVGTRVRVVVLPILTALAVFAAWELIVDAYDISNALLPAPSEIATRLSVVLPFLLKQAVPTTLETIAGFAIATVLGIALAVLISASRFVREAIYPNIVFFQLIPKIALAPLFIVWLGIDSPSRVTFAVFICFFPVVVATLTGLGSVDRDLLRLCRAVGASRWKVYTQVRFPVAIPHIFAGLKIAITFAMIGVIVGEFITAQAGLGYMILFGASQADMTLIFASITLLCVIGLLLYAIIVAAEALVLRRYGE, encoded by the coding sequence ATGACCGTTACCGAGATCGAAGCCACCGCCGCCCGCGTGGCGACCCGCCGCCGCAAGCGCCTCGCGGGGGTGGGGACGCGGGTGCGGGTGGTGGTGCTGCCCATCCTCACCGCGCTCGCCGTGTTCGCCGCGTGGGAGCTGATCGTCGATGCCTACGACATCTCCAACGCGCTCTTGCCGGCACCGTCCGAGATCGCGACGCGGCTGTCGGTGGTGTTGCCCTTCCTCTTGAAACAGGCGGTGCCGACGACGCTGGAGACCATCGCCGGGTTCGCCATCGCGACCGTTCTGGGGATCGCGCTGGCCGTCCTCATCAGCGCGTCGCGGTTCGTGCGCGAGGCGATCTACCCCAATATCGTCTTCTTCCAGCTCATCCCCAAGATCGCTCTGGCGCCGCTCTTCATCGTCTGGCTGGGGATCGATTCGCCCTCGCGCGTTACCTTTGCGGTGTTCATCTGTTTTTTCCCGGTGGTGGTGGCGACGTTGACGGGGCTCGGTTCGGTCGACCGCGATCTGCTGCGCCTGTGCCGCGCGGTCGGGGCGAGCCGGTGGAAGGTGTACACGCAGGTGCGCTTTCCGGTCGCCATCCCGCACATCTTCGCCGGGCTGAAGATCGCCATCACCTTCGCGATGATCGGCGTGATCGTCGGCGAGTTCATCACGGCCCAGGCCGGGCTCGGCTACATGATCCTGTTCGGCGCGTCGCAGGCGGACATGACGCTGATCTTCGCCTCCATCACGCTGCTGTGCGTCATCGGCCTTCTGCTCTACGCGATCATCGTCGCGGCCGAGGCGCTGGTCCTGCGCCGCTACGGAGAATAG
- a CDS encoding ABC transporter substrate-binding protein produces the protein MQDNTFRAKTAVSRRTLLKGAGAAGLALGAGMRFPTPAIAQTKTIKFTLPWLANGSTLFTYVAKNQGFFKDKGLDVEISRGYGSVAAAQALGAGEFDFGFVFAGGIILGAARGLPLKGLATLGYDATMGMLLKADSEITEPKDFEGKKIGMVPTSAEAPYWPAFARKTGIDTSGVTIVQMDNRVLEQSVINDQVASVTAIATSSVPVMMSLDQPTRFMLWSKYGVSLYAGQVATQAATYESDPELCAAVTEALTEGLVYALKDPQAGVDIFVEEVPEIGIAANGRENARLSQGLMHYTVVSTEAEEHAIGYTDMEKVGEMVDMVMEFGAPADATRPDPAALYTNDVVSEAGKLSADEWASIKSGLDEYAKILG, from the coding sequence ATGCAGGACAACACCTTCCGGGCCAAAACCGCCGTCTCGCGCCGCACGCTGCTGAAGGGGGCCGGCGCGGCCGGCCTCGCGCTCGGTGCGGGCATGCGCTTCCCGACGCCGGCGATCGCCCAGACCAAGACGATCAAGTTCACCCTGCCGTGGCTGGCCAACGGGTCCACGCTGTTCACGTACGTCGCCAAGAACCAGGGCTTCTTCAAGGACAAGGGCCTCGACGTCGAGATTTCGCGCGGCTACGGCTCGGTCGCGGCGGCACAGGCGCTGGGGGCGGGCGAGTTCGACTTCGGCTTCGTGTTCGCCGGCGGCATCATCCTGGGTGCGGCGCGCGGGCTGCCGCTGAAGGGCCTCGCCACGCTGGGCTACGACGCCACCATGGGCATGCTCTTGAAGGCCGACAGCGAAATCACCGAGCCGAAGGACTTCGAGGGCAAGAAGATCGGCATGGTGCCGACCTCGGCCGAGGCGCCGTACTGGCCCGCGTTCGCCCGCAAGACCGGCATCGACACCTCCGGCGTCACCATCGTGCAGATGGACAACCGCGTGCTGGAGCAGTCCGTCATCAACGACCAGGTCGCCTCGGTGACGGCGATCGCCACGTCTTCGGTGCCGGTGATGATGTCGCTCGACCAGCCGACGCGCTTCATGCTGTGGTCGAAGTATGGCGTGTCGCTCTATGCCGGCCAGGTGGCCACCCAGGCGGCGACCTATGAGAGCGATCCGGAGCTGTGCGCCGCCGTGACCGAGGCGCTGACGGAAGGTCTCGTCTACGCGCTGAAGGATCCGCAGGCCGGCGTCGACATCTTCGTCGAGGAGGTGCCCGAGATCGGCATCGCCGCGAACGGGCGCGAGAACGCACGCCTGTCGCAGGGGCTGATGCACTATACGGTGGTCTCGACGGAGGCCGAGGAGCACGCCATCGGCTACACCGACATGGAGAAGGTGGGCGAAATGGTCGACATGGTGATGGAATTTGGCGCGCCGGCCGATGCCACCCGCCCGGACCCGGCGGCCCTCTACACCAACGACGTGGTGAGCGAAGCCGGCAAGCTGTCGGCCGACGAGTGGGCCAGTATCAAGTCCGGCCTCGACGAGTACGCCAAGATCCTCGGATGA
- a CDS encoding ribonuclease J has protein sequence MSARGSELVFLPLGGVGEIGMNLALYGVGPPHARKWLMVDCGVTFAEARWFPGVDLILPDISFIEEERQDLVGIVITHAHEDHYGALLDLWPKLQVPVYATQFTAGLLKAKATENGKLVTPDVTVVKQGETLDLDPFKVEFVPMSHSIPEPNALAIRTADHGLVVHTGDWKIDLDPGVGAPIGIDRLRELGEEGVVALMCDSTNSQRPGRSPSELDVAAGLKAFVETAPHRVAVTAFSSNVARIRAVCEVAAATDRHVVVMGRAMRRVIEVATECGFMDGLPRFLSEDDVGHLPRDKVLVLLTGSQGEERAALARIAGDSHPRVALSEGDRVIFSSRTIPGNEKAVGEVMNGLALQGIEVVTDAQGLVHTSGHPRRDELVELYSWLKPKVLIPVHGEPMHLAAHERLAKANGIDHVVRISNGKMVRLDPGPAAVVDEVEPDILLMDGKLLRTPDQSNVRERRALAFAGVVTAVVTLDDRYELDDDPMVVLMGVPVRDDEGETFREQLVDEIAGAIESIPRHRRRDRDTVIQAARRAIRSHMSQRWGKKPLCHVFVVNAP, from the coding sequence ATGAGCGCGCGCGGTTCGGAACTCGTCTTCCTGCCGCTCGGCGGCGTCGGCGAAATCGGCATGAACCTCGCGCTGTACGGGGTCGGTCCGCCCCACGCGCGCAAGTGGCTGATGGTCGACTGCGGCGTCACCTTCGCCGAGGCGCGCTGGTTCCCCGGTGTCGACCTCATCCTGCCGGACATTTCCTTCATCGAGGAGGAGCGGCAGGATCTTGTCGGCATCGTCATCACCCACGCCCACGAGGACCACTACGGCGCGCTGCTCGACCTGTGGCCGAAGCTGCAGGTGCCGGTCTACGCCACACAGTTCACCGCCGGCCTGCTGAAGGCCAAGGCCACCGAGAACGGCAAGCTCGTCACCCCCGACGTGACGGTGGTCAAGCAGGGCGAGACGCTGGACCTCGACCCGTTCAAGGTCGAGTTCGTGCCGATGTCGCACTCGATTCCCGAGCCGAACGCGCTGGCGATCCGCACCGCCGACCATGGCCTGGTCGTCCACACGGGCGACTGGAAGATCGATCTCGACCCCGGCGTCGGCGCGCCCATCGGCATCGACCGGTTGCGCGAATTGGGCGAGGAGGGCGTGGTCGCGCTGATGTGCGACAGCACCAACTCGCAGCGCCCCGGCCGCTCGCCGTCCGAGCTCGACGTCGCGGCGGGGCTGAAGGCGTTCGTGGAGACGGCGCCGCACCGCGTGGCGGTCACGGCCTTCTCGTCCAACGTGGCGCGCATCCGCGCCGTGTGCGAGGTGGCGGCGGCGACCGACCGGCACGTGGTCGTCATGGGCCGGGCCATGCGCCGGGTGATCGAGGTCGCGACCGAATGCGGCTTCATGGACGGGCTGCCGAGGTTCCTGTCCGAAGACGATGTCGGCCACCTGCCGCGGGACAAGGTGCTGGTGCTGCTCACCGGCAGCCAGGGCGAGGAACGGGCCGCGCTGGCCCGCATCGCCGGCGACAGCCACCCCCGCGTCGCGTTGTCCGAGGGCGACCGCGTGATCTTCTCCTCGCGCACCATCCCGGGCAACGAGAAGGCGGTCGGCGAGGTGATGAACGGGCTGGCTCTACAGGGGATCGAGGTCGTCACCGACGCGCAGGGCCTGGTGCACACCTCCGGCCACCCGCGGCGTGACGAGCTGGTCGAGCTGTACTCCTGGCTGAAGCCGAAGGTGTTGATCCCGGTGCACGGCGAACCGATGCATCTCGCCGCGCACGAGCGGCTCGCCAAAGCCAACGGCATCGATCATGTCGTGCGCATCAGCAACGGCAAGATGGTCCGGCTCGATCCGGGGCCCGCCGCCGTGGTGGACGAGGTGGAGCCGGATATCTTGTTGATGGACGGCAAGCTGCTGCGCACGCCCGATCAGTCCAATGTGCGCGAGCGTCGCGCGCTGGCGTTCGCTGGCGTGGTGACGGCCGTGGTCACGCTCGACGACCGCTACGAGCTGGACGACGACCCGATGGTCGTCCTCATGGGCGTACCGGTGCGCGACGACGAGGGCGAGACCTTCCGCGAGCAGCTCGTCGACGAGATCGCCGGGGCGATCGAGTCGATCCCGCGGCACCGCCGGCGCGACCGGGACACGGTCATCCAGGCGGCGCGGCGGGCGATCCGCTCGCACATGTCGCAGCGGTGGGGCAAGAAGCCGCTGTGCCACGTCTTCGTGGTGAACGCGCCGTAG
- the mce gene encoding methylmalonyl-CoA epimerase, which yields MIGRLNHVAIATRDVAAASQVYRGAMGATVTEPQDLPEHGVRVVFVELPNTKIELLEPLGEGSPIAAFLEKNPSGGLHHVCYEVEDIEAAAAQVAAGGARVLGPPKIGAHGKPVVFIHPKDVSGVLTELEQV from the coding sequence ATGATCGGTCGGCTGAACCATGTGGCGATCGCGACGCGCGACGTCGCGGCGGCATCGCAGGTCTACCGCGGCGCGATGGGGGCCACGGTGACCGAGCCGCAGGACCTGCCCGAGCACGGGGTGCGGGTCGTCTTCGTCGAGCTGCCGAACACCAAGATCGAGCTGCTGGAGCCGTTGGGCGAAGGCTCGCCGATCGCCGCCTTCCTGGAAAAGAACCCCTCGGGCGGGCTGCATCACGTCTGCTACGAGGTGGAGGACATCGAGGCGGCGGCCGCGCAGGTGGCCGCGGGCGGGGCGCGGGTGCTGGGGCCGCCGAAGATTGGCGCGCACGGCAAGCCGGTGGTGTTCATCCACCCGAAGGACGTCTCCGGCGTGCTGACGGAACTCGAGCAGGTCTGA
- a CDS encoding alpha/beta fold hydrolase, whose amino-acid sequence MPTFDRPDGTLVYDIAGEGPPLLLLCGLGGSRRYWDNLLPALTARFTVVAMDHMGCGETVSRRTEHTVPALADDVTALLDHLGIEAAHFIGHSTGAATGLVLGAVAPERIKRMVLFAGWPGRDPFFDLCFKVRRRQLVDSGVAAYHGATPLFLYPPRFVAEHSQTVQAVVDGLIAASPPTETMLARIDMLLAFDRRAELADIETAPLILCARDDQLTPLHCSEALAAGIPDARLAVMDWGGHAASQTAPEAFLSLVLDELSH is encoded by the coding sequence ATGCCGACCTTCGACCGCCCCGACGGCACCCTCGTCTACGACATCGCCGGGGAGGGGCCGCCGCTCCTTCTCCTGTGCGGCCTGGGAGGCTCGCGGCGCTACTGGGACAACCTGCTGCCGGCCCTGACCGCGCGCTTCACCGTCGTCGCGATGGACCACATGGGCTGCGGGGAGACGGTGTCGCGCCGCACCGAGCACACGGTGCCGGCGCTGGCGGACGACGTGACCGCACTCCTCGACCACCTCGGCATCGAGGCGGCGCACTTCATCGGCCACTCGACCGGAGCGGCGACGGGGCTCGTCCTGGGGGCGGTGGCGCCGGAGCGGATAAAGCGGATGGTGCTGTTCGCCGGCTGGCCGGGGCGGGACCCGTTCTTCGACCTCTGCTTCAAGGTCCGCCGCCGGCAACTCGTCGACAGCGGGGTCGCGGCCTATCACGGTGCGACGCCGCTCTTCCTCTATCCGCCGCGCTTCGTGGCCGAGCATTCGCAGACGGTGCAGGCGGTGGTCGACGGGCTGATCGCCGCCAGCCCGCCCACCGAGACGATGCTCGCCCGGATCGACATGCTGCTCGCGTTCGACCGCCGCGCCGAACTGGCGGACATCGAGACCGCGCCGCTGATCCTGTGCGCGAGGGACGATCAGCTCACCCCGTTGCACTGTTCGGAGGCACTCGCGGCCGGCATCCCGGACGCGCGTCTGGCGGTGATGGATTGGGGCGGCCACGCCGCCTCGCAAACCGCGCCCGAGGCGTTCCTGTCCCTCGTATTGGACGAGCTGTCTCACTAG
- the nuoN gene encoding NADH-quinone oxidoreductase subunit NuoN, translating into MMNQIDLPALAPLLPEIILAVSAIVLLMAGAFSDEDAAPTISIMTIVFMIFGIIAICLTSTGTVTFHGAFVVDGFARYLKILTLIAAAVCIAMTLGYARHQSFSRFEFPVLILLSTVGMMLMISANDMIGVYLGLELQSLAIYCVVAINRDSTRSTEAGLKYFVLGALSSGMLLYGISLIYGFTGATVFPDIAAVLGEEGTSLGVIFGLVFVLAGLAFKVSAVPFHMWTPDVYEGAPSPVTAFLAAAPKVAAMALFTRVVMSAFGPAFIEWQQILIFLSIMSMVLGAFAAIGQTNIKRLMAYSSIGHIGYALIGLASGSQEGIVGVVVYMTIYMVTTLGTFACILGMRRADEGMVEDISDLAGLVRTKPWMAAAFTLLLFSLAGIPPLVGFFAKFYVFLAAVKAGLMPLAIIGVLSSAVAAFYYLRIIKIMMFDDPRDRFEPMAGELRAVLAVSGAFSIFFFLVWTPILSAATAAAQSLF; encoded by the coding sequence ATGATGAACCAGATCGATCTTCCCGCGCTCGCCCCGCTGCTGCCAGAGATCATCCTGGCGGTGTCGGCGATCGTGCTCCTGATGGCCGGCGCCTTCTCCGACGAAGACGCCGCGCCGACCATCTCGATCATGACGATCGTCTTCATGATCTTCGGCATCATCGCCATCTGCCTGACGTCGACCGGCACGGTGACCTTCCACGGCGCCTTCGTGGTCGACGGGTTCGCGCGCTATCTCAAGATATTGACGCTCATCGCGGCGGCGGTGTGCATTGCGATGACGCTCGGTTATGCGCGTCACCAGTCCTTCAGCCGCTTCGAGTTCCCGGTGCTGATCCTGCTGTCGACCGTCGGCATGATGCTGATGATTTCGGCCAACGACATGATCGGCGTCTATCTCGGCCTCGAGTTGCAGTCGCTGGCGATCTACTGCGTCGTCGCCATCAACCGCGACTCCACGCGGTCCACCGAGGCGGGCCTCAAATATTTCGTCCTCGGCGCGTTGTCGTCCGGCATGCTGCTCTACGGCATCAGCCTGATCTACGGCTTTACCGGCGCCACCGTCTTCCCCGACATCGCCGCGGTGCTGGGCGAGGAGGGGACGTCGCTGGGCGTGATCTTCGGCCTGGTGTTCGTGCTGGCGGGTCTCGCCTTCAAGGTGTCGGCCGTGCCGTTCCACATGTGGACGCCGGACGTCTACGAAGGCGCGCCGAGCCCGGTGACGGCCTTTCTCGCCGCCGCACCGAAGGTCGCCGCGATGGCGCTCTTCACCCGCGTGGTGATGAGCGCCTTCGGCCCGGCCTTCATCGAGTGGCAGCAGATCCTGATCTTCCTGTCGATCATGTCGATGGTGCTGGGCGCCTTCGCGGCGATCGGGCAGACCAACATCAAGCGGCTGATGGCCTATTCGTCCATCGGTCACATCGGCTATGCGCTGATCGGCCTGGCGTCCGGCTCGCAGGAGGGCATCGTCGGCGTGGTCGTCTACATGACCATCTACATGGTCACGACGCTCGGCACCTTCGCGTGCATTCTGGGGATGCGCCGTGCGGACGAGGGCATGGTGGAGGATATCTCCGACCTCGCCGGCCTGGTCCGCACCAAGCCGTGGATGGCGGCGGCGTTCACGCTGCTGCTGTTCTCGCTGGCCGGTATCCCGCCGCTGGTGGGCTTCTTCGCCAAGTTCTACGTCTTCCTGGCGGCGGTGAAGGCGGGGCTGATGCCGCTGGCGATCATCGGCGTCCTGTCCTCGGCGGTGGCGGCCTTCTACTATCTGCGCATCATCAAGATCATGATGTTCGACGATCCGCGTGATCGGTTCGAGCCGATGGCCGGCGAGTTGCGTGCGGTGCTGGCCGTATCCGGTGCCTTCTCGATCTTCTTCTTCCTGGTCTGGACGCCGATCCTATCGGCCGCGACGGCGGCGGCGCAGAGTCTCTTTTGA
- a CDS encoding ABC transporter ATP-binding protein translates to MKVAAETVPDVPFQAITADRARKVYETPSGDVEAVAEVSFEIARGDFVSILGPSGCGKSTLMLMVAGLEPATSGTITLDGAAVAGPQTDTGIMFQDPTLLPWRSVIDNVLFPISMVRPVTAADRAEAERLLKVVDLWAFRAKRPRELSGGMRQRVALARALVTNPRILLMDEPFSALDAITRDEMGLALGRIWDTTHKTAIFITHSIREAVFLSDRILVMGRRPSRIVEDIRVPFPRPRDPAMEADPAFNELCLHLKGEIHKTSAA, encoded by the coding sequence ATGAAAGTCGCTGCCGAAACCGTGCCGGACGTCCCGTTCCAGGCGATCACCGCCGACCGGGCGCGCAAGGTCTACGAGACGCCCTCGGGCGACGTCGAGGCCGTCGCCGAGGTGTCGTTCGAGATCGCCCGCGGCGACTTCGTGTCGATCCTCGGTCCGTCCGGTTGCGGCAAGAGCACGTTGATGCTGATGGTGGCGGGCCTGGAGCCTGCCACCTCCGGCACCATCACGCTGGACGGCGCGGCGGTGGCGGGACCGCAGACCGACACCGGCATCATGTTTCAGGACCCCACGCTGCTTCCCTGGCGCAGCGTGATCGACAATGTGCTGTTTCCGATCTCCATGGTGCGGCCGGTGACGGCGGCGGACCGGGCCGAGGCCGAGCGGCTTCTCAAGGTGGTGGACCTGTGGGCCTTCCGCGCCAAGCGGCCGCGCGAGCTGTCGGGCGGCATGCGCCAGCGCGTGGCACTCGCCCGCGCGCTCGTTACCAATCCGCGCATCCTGTTGATGGACGAGCCGTTTTCGGCACTCGACGCCATCACCCGCGACGAGATGGGCCTGGCGCTGGGTCGCATCTGGGACACCACGCACAAGACCGCGATCTTCATCACCCACTCGATCCGCGAGGCGGTGTTCCTGTCGGACCGGATCCTCGTCATGGGCCGGCGGCCGTCGCGCATCGTGGAGGACATTCGCGTGCCGTTCCCGCGCCCGCGCGACCCGGCGATGGAGGCCGATCCCGCCTTCAACGAGCTGTGCCTGCACCTGAAAGGCGAGATCCACAAGACGAGCGCCGCATGA
- a CDS encoding DUF1467 family protein, translated as MDPISAVAIFFIIWWLVFFPVLTFGDRRSDAAADRVPGTEPGAPARTHLKRRVTITTVIAVVVFGAVYLALNSGLTLDDLPFPKPPPVPEYENAR; from the coding sequence ATGGACCCGATCAGCGCCGTTGCCATCTTTTTCATCATCTGGTGGCTGGTCTTCTTCCCGGTGCTGACCTTCGGCGACCGGCGCTCGGACGCCGCGGCCGACCGCGTACCCGGCACCGAGCCCGGTGCGCCCGCGCGCACCCACCTGAAGCGGCGAGTGACGATCACCACCGTCATCGCCGTCGTCGTGTTCGGCGCGGTCTACCTGGCGCTTAACAGCGGGCTGACCTTGGACGATCTGCCCTTTCCCAAGCCGCCGCCGGTTCCCGAATACGAGAACGCGCGATAG
- a CDS encoding isochorismatase family cysteine hydrolase, whose product MNDQPLGNAQPQTGIAAVPTAPGADIVVAALPEPVAISLATTALVIVDMQNAYLSKDGYLDRVGFDVSDSPPVIERTAALLAAARAAGLKTIFLQNGFSPDQAEAGGPTSPVWYKSNALKYMRAHPQMRGKLITIDTWDFAIVDALAPRDGEPVIRKARYSGFAGTNLEQMLRASGITTLLLAGVNTNVCVESTLRDAFHREFFGVMIPDATLQAGPDFIFEASVFNVRSFLGWTADTASVVAALQPA is encoded by the coding sequence ATGAACGATCAGCCGCTCGGCAATGCGCAGCCGCAGACCGGCATCGCCGCCGTGCCGACCGCGCCCGGCGCCGACATCGTCGTCGCCGCCCTGCCGGAGCCGGTCGCGATCTCGCTGGCGACGACCGCGCTCGTCATCGTCGACATGCAGAACGCCTATCTGTCGAAGGACGGCTACCTGGACCGTGTGGGGTTCGACGTGTCCGATTCGCCGCCGGTGATCGAGCGGACGGCGGCGCTGCTGGCGGCCGCGCGCGCGGCGGGACTGAAGACGATCTTCCTGCAGAACGGCTTCTCGCCGGACCAGGCGGAGGCGGGCGGGCCGACATCGCCCGTCTGGTACAAGTCGAACGCGCTGAAGTACATGCGCGCCCATCCGCAGATGCGCGGCAAGCTCATCACCATCGACACGTGGGACTTCGCCATCGTCGACGCGCTGGCGCCGCGGGACGGGGAGCCGGTGATCCGCAAGGCGCGCTACTCCGGCTTCGCGGGCACCAATCTGGAGCAGATGTTGCGCGCGAGCGGGATCACCACGCTGCTTCTGGCCGGCGTCAACACCAACGTATGCGTGGAGAGCACGCTGCGCGACGCCTTCCACCGCGAATTCTTCGGGGTGATGATCCCGGACGCGACGCTCCAGGCCGGGCCGGACTTTATCTTTGAGGCCAGCGTCTTCAATGTACGGTCCTTCCTCGGCTGGACCGCGGACACGGCGAGCGTCGTCGCCGCGCTGCAGCCGGCCTGA